A genomic segment from Microbulbifer elongatus encodes:
- a CDS encoding beta-ketoacyl-ACP synthase III, giving the protein MSTFEMPRGIVISGTGLWTPPESISNEELVQALNTYAEKYNRENADAIESGELQAKPYSSAEFIEKASGIKSRYVISKEGILDPERMRPYLPERADEELCLQAEMGLKAAKLALEKANKKPEDIDAVIVGASYLQRAYPAIAIEIQAELGIDGFAFDMEVACSSATFALQRAVDAISSGSAKAVLVINPELASPQVDYTDRDSHFIFGDVAVATVVERKDTCNAETAWEILGTKAKTVFSNNIRSNFSYTSRAADVAAFGEGKLFRQNGRKVFKEVCPMAAAHLENQVQELGYEPNAISRWWLHQANINMNLLIAKKLMGNDASPERAPIVLDEYANTGCAGSVIAFNLNSDDLPVGSTGVICSFGAGYSIGSLALEKVAI; this is encoded by the coding sequence ATGAGTACATTCGAAATGCCCCGCGGCATCGTGATCAGTGGTACCGGTCTGTGGACACCGCCGGAATCCATCAGCAATGAAGAGCTGGTGCAGGCACTCAATACCTATGCGGAAAAATATAACCGCGAGAACGCCGACGCGATCGAGTCTGGCGAGCTGCAGGCGAAGCCCTACTCCTCGGCGGAATTTATCGAGAAGGCTTCCGGCATCAAGAGCCGCTATGTGATCAGCAAAGAGGGCATTCTCGATCCGGAGCGTATGCGCCCCTATCTGCCAGAGCGCGCAGACGAAGAACTGTGCCTGCAGGCGGAGATGGGCCTGAAGGCGGCGAAGCTGGCATTGGAGAAAGCCAACAAAAAGCCGGAAGACATCGATGCGGTGATTGTAGGTGCGTCTTACCTGCAGCGCGCCTACCCGGCCATTGCCATTGAGATTCAGGCCGAGCTGGGTATCGACGGTTTTGCGTTTGATATGGAAGTGGCCTGCTCCTCGGCGACCTTCGCGCTGCAGCGCGCAGTGGACGCAATCAGCTCCGGCTCCGCCAAAGCGGTGCTGGTGATCAACCCGGAACTGGCCTCGCCCCAGGTGGATTACACCGATCGCGACAGCCATTTTATTTTTGGGGATGTGGCGGTGGCCACGGTGGTGGAACGTAAGGATACCTGCAACGCGGAAACCGCCTGGGAAATTCTCGGCACCAAAGCGAAAACCGTGTTTTCGAATAATATCCGTTCCAACTTCAGCTATACCTCTCGCGCCGCGGATGTTGCTGCATTTGGCGAGGGTAAACTGTTCCGTCAGAACGGCCGCAAGGTATTCAAGGAAGTCTGCCCCATGGCGGCGGCGCACCTGGAAAATCAGGTGCAGGAACTGGGCTACGAGCCCAACGCCATCAGCCGCTGGTGGCTGCACCAGGCGAATATCAACATGAACCTGCTGATCGCGAAAAAGCTGATGGGCAACGACGCCTCGCCCGAGCGCGCGCCTATTGTGCTGGACGAATACGCCAACACCGGCTGTGCCGGTTCGGTCATCGCCTTCAACCTGAACAGCGACGATCTGCCGGTGGGCAGCACCGGGGTGATCTGCTCCTTCGGTGCGGGTTATTCCATTGGCAGTCTGGCGCTGGAAAAAGTCGCCATCTAA
- a CDS encoding ComF family protein translates to MAPGRFFGQLIGGTVDRHLARCLLCGSGEEVHFGICNPCRHDLPNLGHSCQRCAIPLADLADQQCATCLQQPPPQTRSYASWCYAYPVSQLIQRFKYRRDLTAGRTLAELTAERLKDQITGAQRPDLLVPVPMHWRKQLFERGYNQARLIADILGKHWRIPVDARALRKITATSSQQKLTRTQRRKNLIRSFEAQTQVQGQHIGLVDDVITTGATQEAAAQSLLDAGAKRVTSIALARTP, encoded by the coding sequence ATGGCTCCAGGACGATTTTTTGGCCAGCTGATCGGCGGCACAGTAGACCGACACCTGGCGCGGTGCCTGCTCTGCGGCAGTGGCGAGGAGGTGCATTTTGGCATCTGCAATCCCTGTCGGCACGACCTGCCGAACCTCGGCCACAGCTGCCAGCGCTGCGCCATCCCCCTGGCAGATCTCGCCGACCAACAGTGTGCCACCTGCCTGCAACAGCCCCCACCCCAGACCCGCAGTTACGCCAGCTGGTGCTACGCCTACCCGGTATCGCAACTGATACAGCGCTTCAAGTACCGCCGCGACCTCACCGCCGGCCGTACCCTGGCAGAACTCACCGCCGAAAGATTGAAAGATCAGATAACCGGCGCCCAGCGCCCGGACCTTCTGGTGCCGGTACCCATGCACTGGCGCAAGCAACTGTTCGAGCGCGGTTACAACCAGGCCCGGCTGATCGCCGATATCCTCGGCAAACACTGGCGCATCCCGGTAGATGCCCGCGCCCTGCGCAAGATCACCGCCACCAGCAGCCAACAAAAACTCACCCGCACCCAGCGGCGCAAAAACCTGATTCGCAGCTTCGAGGCGCAGACACAGGTACAGGGGCAGCATATCGGGCTGGTGGATGATGTGATTACCACTGGGGCGACTCAGGAAGCGGCTGCGCAGTCATTACTGGATGCAGGTGCCAAGCGCGTCACCAGTATTGCGCTGGCCAGAACCCCCTAG
- the bioB gene encoding biotin synthase BioB produces the protein MPSASSTYGQVRHDWTRQQVLDLFALPFNDLLFTAQTVHRQHFDANRVQVSTLCSIKTGACPEDCSYCPQSARYDTGLEREKLMKVEAVVEEARAAKASGATRFCMGAAWRSPKKKDMPYVTKMVKEVKSLGLETCMTLGMLNDEQAKDLAEAGLDYYNHNLDTSPEYYGDIITTRTYEDRLNTLSNVRAAGMKVCAGGIIGLGEEEKDRAGLLMQLANLPEQPESVPINMLVKVAGTPLENNDDLDPFEFIRCIAVARIMMPKSHVRLSAGRESMNDEMQSLAFLAGANSIFYGEKLLTTGNPEANKDMQLFNRLGIKPEEYHQHEDEAAVEAELQSQIADQQNDPFFYDAAKA, from the coding sequence ATGCCTTCCGCGTCTTCGACCTACGGCCAAGTGCGCCACGACTGGACCCGCCAGCAGGTGCTGGATCTGTTCGCGCTGCCGTTTAACGATCTGCTGTTCACCGCGCAGACGGTGCATCGCCAGCATTTTGACGCCAACCGGGTACAGGTGAGCACGCTGTGCTCCATCAAGACCGGCGCCTGTCCGGAAGACTGCAGCTACTGTCCCCAGAGTGCCCGCTACGATACCGGCCTGGAGCGTGAGAAGCTGATGAAGGTCGAGGCGGTGGTGGAAGAGGCCCGTGCGGCCAAGGCCAGCGGTGCCACCCGCTTCTGTATGGGTGCGGCCTGGCGCTCGCCGAAGAAAAAAGACATGCCCTATGTCACCAAGATGGTGAAGGAAGTGAAGTCCCTGGGACTGGAAACCTGCATGACCCTGGGAATGCTCAATGACGAGCAGGCCAAGGACCTGGCGGAGGCCGGCCTCGACTACTACAACCACAACCTGGATACCTCGCCGGAGTATTACGGGGATATCATCACCACCCGCACCTACGAGGACCGCTTGAATACCCTGTCCAATGTGCGTGCAGCGGGTATGAAAGTCTGCGCCGGTGGCATTATCGGCCTGGGCGAGGAAGAGAAAGATCGCGCGGGGCTGCTGATGCAGCTGGCCAATCTGCCGGAGCAGCCGGAATCCGTGCCCATCAATATGCTGGTGAAAGTCGCAGGCACCCCGTTGGAAAACAACGACGACCTCGACCCGTTCGAGTTTATCCGCTGCATCGCCGTGGCCCGCATCATGATGCCGAAGTCCCATGTGCGCCTGTCCGCCGGCCGCGAATCCATGAACGACGAGATGCAATCCCTGGCTTTCCTCGCCGGTGCCAACTCCATCTTCTACGGGGAAAAACTCCTCACCACCGGCAACCCGGAAGCCAACAAGGACATGCAGCTGTTCAACCGCCTTGGTATCAAGCCGGAGGAATACCACCAGCACGAAGACGAGGCTGCGGTGGAGGCGGAGCTGCAATCCCAGATTGCTGACCAACAAAACGACCCGTTCTTTTACGACGCCGCCAAGGCGTAA
- the bioF gene encoding 8-amino-7-oxononanoate synthase, translating into MSSLQEFLNTRLAERRAQQLYRQHKILAAAPGPLAVVDGRELITFSSNDYLGLASHPEVIAAQQRGALLGAGATASHLVNGHFDIHRQLQHKIAEVTGREAALLFGSGYMANVGAINALVGRGDFVVQDKLNHASLIDGGRISGAQYLRFVHNDLHGLERQLQRARKKSDGKILLAVDGVYSMDGDTAHLAEMAALCDRFDAWLMVDEAHGFGVMGSDAFPCAGSAAAAGLDQQSAPIVMGTLGKAAGNGGAFIAGSQALIDYLTQFARTYIYTTGIPPAVAAGCLRALELMQQEPLRETLQQRIAYFRQRATALALPLENSTSAIQPLVLGCEKTVLRVAEQLQRAGYLVGAIRPPTVPAGTARLRITLSATHTQAQIDGLLQALVAALKSSEVAV; encoded by the coding sequence GTGTCCAGCCTGCAGGAATTTCTGAATACGCGCCTGGCCGAGCGCCGGGCGCAGCAGTTGTATCGCCAGCACAAAATTCTCGCTGCCGCGCCGGGCCCACTGGCGGTGGTGGATGGCCGTGAACTGATTACCTTCAGCAGCAATGATTACCTCGGCCTCGCCTCCCACCCGGAAGTGATTGCCGCGCAGCAGCGCGGTGCGCTACTTGGCGCGGGCGCGACCGCCTCCCACCTGGTCAATGGCCACTTCGATATTCACCGGCAGCTGCAACACAAGATCGCCGAAGTCACCGGGCGCGAGGCCGCGTTGCTGTTTGGCAGTGGTTATATGGCCAATGTAGGTGCGATCAACGCGCTGGTGGGGCGCGGTGATTTTGTGGTGCAGGACAAGCTCAATCACGCATCGCTGATCGACGGTGGACGTATTTCTGGCGCCCAGTATCTGCGCTTTGTCCACAATGACCTGCACGGCCTGGAGCGGCAGCTCCAGCGTGCACGGAAAAAGTCTGACGGAAAAATTCTGCTGGCGGTGGACGGCGTCTACAGCATGGATGGCGACACCGCTCATCTCGCTGAAATGGCCGCATTGTGTGATCGCTTTGATGCCTGGCTGATGGTGGATGAAGCCCACGGCTTCGGGGTGATGGGGAGCGATGCATTCCCCTGTGCCGGCAGCGCCGCTGCCGCGGGTCTGGATCAGCAAAGCGCGCCCATCGTGATGGGAACACTCGGCAAGGCCGCCGGCAATGGCGGTGCCTTTATCGCAGGCTCCCAGGCGCTGATCGATTATCTGACCCAGTTTGCCCGCACCTATATTTACACCACCGGAATACCACCGGCAGTGGCGGCGGGCTGTCTGCGTGCACTGGAATTGATGCAGCAGGAACCGCTGCGGGAAACCCTGCAGCAGCGCATTGCTTATTTCCGCCAGCGTGCCACCGCGCTGGCACTGCCCCTGGAAAATTCCACCAGTGCCATCCAGCCACTGGTACTGGGTTGCGAAAAAACCGTGCTCCGTGTTGCCGAGCAATTGCAGCGCGCGGGTTATCTGGTGGGTGCCATTCGCCCACCCACGGTGCCCGCCGGTACCGCGCGGTTGCGCATCACGCTTTCCGCCACCCACACCCAGGCGCAGATCGATGGACTGCTGCAAGCGCTGGTGGCGGCACTCAAATCCAGCGAGGTAGCGGTATGA
- the bioC gene encoding malonyl-ACP O-methyltransferase BioC, with the protein MNLALIHGWGGDSRCWQPLLERLDGVFAQVVNIELPGFGGRTQEPWPNTDELLVQIEAQLPENCLLIGWSLGGMLATQLAARSNKVRGLVTIASNGSFVARGDWPGMDERVFAEFCRAQREAPEKNLVRFCGLEARGDSEMRSLLKTLKDWQPAIIPAAWCEALACLGELDNRALLATLALPALHIFGEGDALVPVAATQAIAAVGAQVKVIPQAGHCPHLTGAQEVAGLIRSFSQSLNTSPAPLKKSSVARAFGRAAASYDAAAHLQRAVCRALLQRAEEGWSPKRILDLGSGTGYGSELLRKRFPDAEIIALDIAPQMLGYAREHRPVADGYVAADAEQLPLAEGTVDLVFSSFALQWCYDLPKLFAEIRRVLSPDGNTLISTLVPGTLRELETSWAAVDEAVHVNRFLPVEAWRSACEKNQLHSSIATEQRVLHFDRLKTLMQELKSIGAHNVNRAAGKGLLSREKLRTLTEAYERQRTPAGLPATYQVLYLQLAHGEAGSVSMDFAASV; encoded by the coding sequence ATGAACCTGGCATTGATCCACGGCTGGGGCGGCGATAGTCGCTGCTGGCAGCCGTTGCTCGAAAGGCTGGATGGCGTGTTTGCGCAGGTCGTCAACATCGAGCTGCCCGGCTTTGGCGGCCGGACACAAGAACCCTGGCCGAATACCGACGAATTGCTTGTACAAATAGAAGCGCAGCTGCCGGAAAACTGTCTGCTGATTGGCTGGTCTCTGGGCGGAATGCTGGCCACACAACTGGCGGCCCGCAGCAATAAGGTGCGCGGACTGGTGACCATTGCCAGTAACGGCAGCTTTGTTGCACGGGGCGATTGGCCGGGAATGGATGAACGTGTCTTTGCGGAGTTCTGCCGCGCCCAGCGCGAAGCGCCGGAAAAAAACCTGGTGCGCTTTTGCGGTCTCGAGGCCCGTGGCGACTCGGAAATGCGCAGTCTGCTGAAAACCCTAAAGGACTGGCAGCCTGCAATCATTCCCGCTGCCTGGTGTGAGGCACTGGCCTGTCTCGGCGAGCTGGACAATCGCGCTTTGTTGGCGACACTGGCGCTGCCCGCGCTGCATATATTCGGCGAGGGAGACGCGCTGGTGCCGGTGGCTGCGACCCAGGCGATCGCAGCGGTAGGTGCGCAGGTCAAGGTCATTCCCCAGGCGGGCCACTGCCCGCACCTCACGGGCGCGCAGGAAGTTGCTGGGCTCATCAGAAGCTTTTCCCAGTCACTGAATACCAGCCCCGCGCCACTGAAAAAATCCTCGGTGGCACGCGCCTTTGGCCGCGCCGCCGCCAGCTACGATGCCGCGGCCCATCTGCAGCGCGCAGTGTGTCGCGCCCTGTTACAGCGCGCGGAAGAAGGCTGGTCGCCCAAACGGATTCTCGATCTCGGCAGCGGTACCGGCTACGGCAGTGAACTGCTGCGCAAGCGCTTCCCGGACGCAGAGATCATCGCTCTGGATATTGCGCCACAGATGCTGGGGTATGCCCGCGAACACCGCCCGGTGGCGGACGGCTATGTGGCGGCAGACGCGGAACAGTTGCCGTTGGCAGAGGGCACCGTGGATCTGGTGTTTTCCAGTTTCGCCCTGCAGTGGTGCTACGATTTGCCGAAACTGTTTGCGGAAATCCGTCGCGTACTAAGTCCCGACGGCAACACACTGATTTCCACCCTGGTGCCGGGCACCTTGCGAGAGCTGGAAACAAGCTGGGCGGCGGTAGACGAGGCGGTGCATGTAAACCGCTTCCTGCCGGTGGAAGCCTGGCGCAGTGCCTGCGAAAAAAATCAGTTGCACAGCAGCATCGCCACCGAGCAGCGGGTATTGCACTTCGACCGGCTTAAAACCTTGATGCAGGAACTGAAAAGTATCGGTGCCCACAACGTCAATCGCGCAGCGGGCAAGGGGCTGTTGAGCCGGGAAAAGTTGCGCACGCTGACCGAAGCCTATGAACGCCAGCGCACCCCCGCCGGCCTACCGGCCACCTATCAGGTGCTGTACCTGCAGTTGGCCCATGGTGAGGCCGGTTCAGTTTCCATGGACTTCGCCGCTTCCGTTTAA
- a CDS encoding cyclase family protein: MFSPTICCCALLFFIPALLHAAGLNQGRWIDLSHDFAADTLYWPTADKFAKSTVFAGETDKGYYYSAYNLAAAEHGGTHVDAPVHFARDHISVDKIPLEQLIGPGIVIRVADQIGKKDKADRNYLISIDDIKRWEARHGAIEKDTIVLFDTGSAQFWPDAKKYMGTTERGDAAVAKLSFPGLSPQAAIFLAEERGVKAVGLDTPSIDYGASKLFKTHRELFKRNIPALENVANLKALPDKGFTLIALPMKIRGGSGGPTRVVAFIPQ; the protein is encoded by the coding sequence ATGTTCTCACCAACCATTTGCTGCTGCGCACTTCTATTCTTTATCCCCGCCCTGCTACATGCAGCAGGTCTTAACCAGGGCCGCTGGATAGACCTCTCTCACGATTTTGCCGCCGATACCCTCTACTGGCCCACCGCCGATAAATTTGCCAAGAGCACGGTATTTGCCGGGGAAACCGACAAGGGTTATTACTACTCTGCCTACAACCTGGCAGCCGCCGAGCACGGCGGTACCCATGTCGACGCACCGGTACACTTTGCCCGAGACCATATCAGTGTGGACAAGATTCCCCTGGAGCAGCTGATCGGCCCGGGCATCGTCATTCGTGTGGCCGACCAGATTGGTAAGAAGGACAAGGCCGACCGCAACTATCTGATTTCCATCGACGATATAAAACGTTGGGAAGCCCGGCACGGCGCCATTGAAAAAGACACCATCGTGTTGTTTGACACGGGCAGTGCACAGTTCTGGCCGGATGCGAAAAAATATATGGGCACCACCGAACGCGGTGACGCGGCGGTGGCAAAGCTGAGTTTTCCGGGGTTATCCCCGCAGGCGGCAATTTTTCTGGCGGAAGAGCGCGGCGTGAAAGCGGTGGGACTGGACACGCCGAGTATCGATTACGGCGCATCCAAACTGTTCAAAACCCACCGCGAACTGTTCAAGCGGAATATTCCAGCGCTGGAAAATGTCGCCAACCTGAAAGCGCTGCCAGACAAGGGTTTTACCCTGATCGCCCTGCCAATGAAAATTCGCGGCGGCAGTGGCGGACCGACACGGGTGGTCGCCTTTATTCCCCAGTAG
- a CDS encoding DUF6515 family protein, whose amino-acid sequence MNKTAKILTFGVGVAALLSMAFAAPPASAHGGHRGHYHGPGHHHRGYWGPRYRGPRIGIGVTVPVLPGGFVNLNVGGRPYFYGGGAFYRPGPRGYVTVAAPLGAAVLTLPASAVRVQIGGFTYYQYGGAYYQWQPPVNRYVVVPPPAAVTTTVTTTTTTTSSGPHSGAYTPGQVIENLPTGYTAEVINGIQYYRYGGHYFMPTQRDGREVYVVVQV is encoded by the coding sequence ATGAACAAAACGGCAAAAATTTTGACGTTCGGCGTGGGTGTTGCAGCCCTGCTGTCAATGGCCTTTGCCGCACCGCCTGCTTCCGCGCACGGCGGTCATCGCGGCCATTATCACGGCCCGGGCCATCACCATCGTGGCTATTGGGGCCCACGCTACCGTGGCCCGCGTATTGGTATCGGTGTCACGGTTCCGGTGCTGCCCGGTGGCTTTGTAAATCTGAATGTGGGTGGCCGCCCCTATTTTTATGGCGGCGGCGCCTTCTACCGGCCTGGTCCCCGGGGTTATGTCACCGTGGCAGCCCCTCTGGGTGCCGCGGTACTGACCCTGCCGGCCAGTGCGGTGCGGGTCCAGATCGGCGGATTCACCTATTATCAGTATGGTGGTGCCTATTATCAGTGGCAGCCACCGGTCAACCGATACGTGGTCGTGCCGCCGCCGGCAGCTGTCACCACCACGGTTACCACAACCACGACAACCACCAGCAGTGGGCCCCACAGCGGCGCCTACACGCCAGGCCAGGTTATAGAAAACCTGCCCACTGGCTATACCGCAGAAGTCATTAATGGCATCCAGTACTACCGCTACGGCGGCCACTACTTTATGCCCACCCAGCGCGATGGCCGCGAGGTGTATGTTGTGGTGCAGGTGTGA
- the speB gene encoding agmatinase yields MYTEAPNIFLGSEIEQPKPEDALFHILPIPYEETVSYGGGTGKGPGAIIEASHQLETFDNFSSPCELGIYTREAVDVSGAAEQVMENIACATTDILKQGKMPVGIGGEHSVTWGIIKGYLDAGINDFGVVQIDAHADLRDRYEGHKHSHASVMRLVCEAGIPLYQLGIRAYCEEEMEARKQYNVRYLDAHQLVPTQVQSIELPEDFPRKVFFTLDIDGMDPSVFPSTGTPVPGGLGWYQTLNLFESVAKQREIIGFDLLEFAPIEGFHAYEFGAAQLLYKLMGIIQRARP; encoded by the coding sequence ATGTACACAGAAGCCCCCAATATTTTCCTCGGTTCCGAAATCGAGCAGCCGAAGCCCGAAGACGCCCTGTTCCATATTCTACCGATACCGTACGAAGAAACCGTCTCCTACGGCGGTGGTACCGGCAAGGGCCCGGGGGCGATTATTGAAGCGTCCCATCAACTGGAGACCTTCGATAACTTCTCGTCTCCCTGCGAACTGGGCATCTACACCCGTGAAGCTGTGGACGTGAGTGGCGCCGCAGAGCAGGTGATGGAGAACATCGCCTGCGCCACCACCGACATCCTCAAGCAGGGCAAAATGCCCGTAGGTATCGGCGGTGAACACTCCGTCACCTGGGGCATCATCAAAGGTTACCTGGACGCCGGTATCAACGACTTCGGCGTGGTACAGATCGACGCCCACGCCGACCTACGCGATCGCTACGAAGGCCACAAACACAGCCACGCCAGCGTCATGCGCCTAGTGTGCGAAGCGGGTATCCCGCTGTACCAGCTGGGCATCCGCGCCTACTGCGAAGAAGAGATGGAAGCCCGCAAACAGTACAACGTGCGCTACCTGGACGCCCACCAGCTGGTACCCACCCAGGTACAGTCAATCGAGCTGCCGGAAGACTTCCCCCGCAAAGTGTTCTTCACCCTGGATATCGACGGTATGGACCCATCGGTCTTCCCATCCACCGGCACCCCGGTACCCGGCGGTCTCGGTTGGTACCAGACCCTCAACCTGTTTGAGTCTGTAGCCAAGCAGCGGGAAATCATCGGCTTTGACCTGCTGGAATTCGCCCCTATCGAAGGCTTTCACGCCTACGAGTTTGGCGCCGCGCAGCTGCTGTACAAACTGATGGGTATCATCCAGCGCGCCCGCCCGTGA
- the nspC gene encoding carboxynorspermidine decarboxylase has protein sequence MDLTPRKDYFGEFDPSRVPTPCFVVDEIALRDNLEVLADVQKRSGAKVLAALKAFSMFSVGPIVAEYLSGTCASGINEARLGFEEYGGKDKGKEVHVFSAGYKEQELKDILEFAHHVIFNSFSQWKRYKSLCLDAQKKRPELQFGLRINPEHSEGHTPIYDPCAPCSRLGIVRSLFEGEDLTGISGLHFHTLCEQDFKPLERTIKAVEEKFGDLIPQMQWINFGGGHHITRCDYQVEELISAVKTFSEKHNVQVYLEPGEAVALFCGVLVGEVVDLTWNGKNQAILDVSATCHMPDVIEMPYRPEITGASLPEELPHAYQLGGQSCLAGDRIGEYSFADPLKIGDRIVFEEMAYYTMVKTNTFNGIPLPSIALWNSDTDELRMIKEFGYEDFKNRLS, from the coding sequence ATGGACCTCACTCCCCGCAAAGACTACTTCGGCGAATTCGACCCGAGCCGCGTACCCACCCCCTGCTTTGTGGTGGATGAAATCGCCCTGCGTGACAACCTCGAAGTCCTCGCCGACGTACAGAAACGCAGCGGCGCCAAGGTACTTGCTGCGCTCAAGGCATTCTCCATGTTCAGCGTCGGCCCGATTGTCGCCGAGTATCTTTCCGGCACCTGCGCCAGCGGCATCAACGAAGCGCGGCTCGGCTTTGAAGAGTACGGAGGAAAGGACAAAGGAAAAGAGGTACACGTGTTCAGCGCCGGCTACAAAGAGCAGGAACTGAAAGACATCCTCGAATTCGCGCACCATGTAATCTTCAATTCGTTCTCCCAGTGGAAGCGTTACAAGTCCCTGTGCCTGGACGCGCAAAAGAAACGTCCGGAACTGCAGTTCGGTTTGCGCATCAACCCGGAGCATTCGGAAGGCCACACCCCGATCTACGACCCCTGCGCGCCCTGCTCGCGCCTGGGTATTGTGCGCTCGCTGTTTGAAGGCGAAGACCTGACCGGTATCAGCGGCCTGCACTTTCACACTTTGTGCGAGCAGGACTTCAAACCGCTAGAGCGCACCATCAAGGCCGTGGAAGAAAAGTTTGGCGATCTGATTCCACAAATGCAGTGGATCAATTTCGGCGGTGGCCACCATATCACCCGCTGTGATTACCAGGTCGAAGAGCTGATCAGCGCGGTGAAGACCTTTTCCGAGAAGCACAATGTGCAGGTATATCTGGAACCCGGCGAAGCGGTTGCGCTGTTTTGTGGTGTGCTGGTCGGCGAGGTGGTGGACCTGACCTGGAACGGAAAGAACCAGGCCATCCTCGATGTCTCCGCCACCTGCCATATGCCGGATGTGATCGAGATGCCTTACCGCCCGGAAATCACCGGTGCATCGCTACCAGAAGAACTCCCCCACGCTTACCAGCTGGGCGGACAGAGTTGCCTGGCGGGGGACAGAATCGGGGAATATAGTTTTGCCGATCCATTAAAAATTGGCGACCGGATTGTGTTTGAGGAAATGGCCTACTACACCATGGTCAAAACCAACACCTTCAACGGTATTCCGTTGCCTTCCATCGCTTTGTGGAACTCGGATACCGATGAATTGCGGATGATCAAAGAATTCGGGTACGAAGACTTCAAGAATCGCCTTTCTTGA
- a CDS encoding saccharopine dehydrogenase family protein, whose translation MANVLIVGAGGVGQVVAHKCAQVEEVFENITLASRTKSKCDKIADMLPRKINTAEVDADNVKEMVALIEKVKPDMVINVALPYQDLHIMDACLETGVHYLDTANYEPPEEAKFEYSWQWAYKDKFEKAGLMALLGSGFDPGVTSVFTAYAKKHHFDRIKTLDILDCNAGDHGLPFATNFNPEINIREITANGRYWEDGKWVTTKPMEEKRVFEFPEGIGEKDLYLLYHEELESLSTHFPEIERARFWMTFGASYLKHLEVLQNVGMTSIEPIEFQGQEIVPIQFLKALLPDPASLGPLTKGKTCIGNIIKGVKDGEEKIYYVYNICDHQEAYKEVQSQAISYTTGVPAMIGAKMMMEGKWMKPGVWNMEQLDPDPFMDDLNKYGLPWQETWLDKPFV comes from the coding sequence ATGGCCAACGTTCTGATCGTAGGCGCCGGCGGCGTCGGTCAGGTGGTTGCACACAAATGTGCGCAGGTTGAAGAAGTATTCGAGAATATTACCCTCGCCAGCCGTACCAAATCCAAATGCGACAAGATCGCCGATATGCTGCCGCGCAAGATCAATACCGCGGAAGTGGACGCAGACAACGTCAAGGAAATGGTCGCACTGATCGAAAAGGTCAAGCCGGACATGGTCATCAACGTGGCCCTGCCTTACCAGGACCTGCATATTATGGATGCCTGCCTGGAAACCGGCGTGCACTACCTGGACACCGCCAACTACGAACCGCCGGAAGAGGCCAAGTTCGAGTACAGCTGGCAGTGGGCCTATAAAGACAAGTTCGAGAAAGCCGGCCTGATGGCCCTGCTGGGCAGTGGTTTTGATCCGGGTGTCACCAGCGTGTTCACCGCTTATGCCAAGAAGCACCACTTCGACCGCATCAAGACCCTGGACATCCTGGACTGTAACGCCGGTGATCACGGCCTGCCGTTTGCCACCAACTTCAACCCGGAGATCAACATCCGCGAAATCACCGCGAATGGTCGCTACTGGGAAGACGGCAAATGGGTGACCACCAAGCCCATGGAAGAAAAACGGGTGTTCGAGTTCCCGGAAGGTATCGGTGAAAAAGACCTGTACCTGCTGTATCACGAAGAGCTGGAATCCCTGTCCACGCACTTCCCGGAAATCGAGCGCGCACGCTTCTGGATGACCTTCGGCGCCAGCTACCTGAAGCACCTGGAAGTGCTGCAGAATGTGGGCATGACCAGCATCGAACCGATCGAGTTCCAGGGTCAGGAAATCGTGCCGATCCAGTTCCTGAAAGCACTGCTGCCGGACCCGGCGAGCCTCGGCCCGCTGACCAAGGGCAAGACCTGTATCGGCAACATCATCAAGGGCGTGAAAGACGGCGAAGAGAAAATCTACTACGTCTACAACATCTGCGATCACCAGGAAGCCTATAAGGAGGTGCAGTCCCAGGCCATTTCCTACACCACCGGCGTGCCGGCCATGATCGGCGCCAAGATGATGATGGAAGGCAAGTGGATGAAACCGGGCGTGTGGAACATGGAACAGCTGGACCCGGATCCCTTTATGGACGACCTGAACAAATACGGCCTGCCCTGGCAGGAAACCTGGTTGGACAAACCGTTCGTTTAA